GGTTTGTTCTCCATCAGCGAGATCCTGTTGCTGCTGGAAAAAACCCACCGTGGCCAGGAAGCGGTGAAAGCCACCGGACGGATGATGTTCAACCTGAAGGAAGCGTCCGCTGTCTTTGTGGTTAACATCCGCTGCGGCCTGCTGGGTTTCATCATGGGTGTATTGCCCGGTGCAGGTGCCACCTTGGCGTCGGCCGTTGCCTACATGACCGAAAAACGCCTGGCCGGTGCCAGCGGTAAATTCGGCCAGGGTGACATGCGCGGTCTCGCGGCCCCGGAAACCGCGATCGGCGCTTCCGCCTGTGGCGCGCTGGTACCGATGCTGACCCTCGGCGTTCCAGGTTCGGGTACCACCGCCGTGATGATCGGCGCCTTGTCGCTGTACAACATCACCCCAGGCCCGCTGCTGTTCCAACAGCAACCGGACATCGTCTGGGGCCTTATCGCGTCGTTGTTCATCGCCAACATCATGCTGGTGATCCTCAACATCCCGATGATCCGCATCTTCACCCGCATCCTGGCCGTGCCGAACTGGGCGCTGGTGCCGGTGATCGCCATCATCACCGCGATCGGTGTGTATGCCGTTCACGCCACCACCTTCGACCTGTTCCTGATGGTGGGTATCGGTATCTTCGGCTACATCCTGCGCAAGCTCGACTTCCCACTGTCGCCAGTGCTGCTGGGCTTTATCCTCGGCGGCCTGATGGAGCAGAACCTGCGCCGTGCGCTGTCGATCTCCAACGGTGCGCTGGACATCCTCTGGTCGAGCCCGATCACTTTTGGTGTGTGGGTGCTGACTGCGTTGATGCTGATGTTCCCGCTGGTGCGCATCTACCGTAAACGTGCCCTGCAGCGTCGTGCCGTGGCCGATGTCTGAGGTCACCTTTAAACATTGGTGGGGAACACCGCTGGTCGGTCTGGCCGGCGGTTACCTGGCCAGCCTGGTCGGCTGGCCTTTGCCGTACATGGTCGGCTCGTTGCTGGCGATTATCCTGGTGCGTTGCCTCACGCCGTGGCAGTTGGCGGAGATTCCCGGCGGGCGCAAATGCGGCCAGTGGGTGGTCGGGATCGGCATCGGCCTGCACTTCACCCCGGTGGTGATCGAACAGGTGATGAGCCATTTCGGGCTGATCTTCTTCGGCGCACTGGTCACCAGCCTGTCGAGCATTGTCGGCGTGTGGTTGATGCGACGCAGTGGTGAAGACCGCGCTACGGCGTTCTTCTCCAGCATGCCCGGCGGTTCCGGTGAGATGGTCAACCTCGGCGCACGCAATGGCGCGGTGCTCAGCCGTGTCGCAGCGGGGCAGAGTTTGCGCGTGCTGGTGGTGGTGTTGTGTGTGCCAGCGATCTTCAAGTATGTGCTGGAAGGGGGCACGCCGCAGTTTCACCCGGCGCCGGTGAGCTGGCCGTGGTTGCTGATGCTCTTTCCCCTTGGCGCGTTGGTGGCATGGGGATGGCAGCGTTTGCGTCAACCAAACCCTTGGCTATTCGGGCCATTGTTGGTGAGCGCTACCGCTAGCGTGGTGTGGGACCTGCACATCGGCCTGCCTGACGGTGGCAGCCAGATTGGCCAATGGTTGATCGGCAGCGGTTTGGGTTGCCACTTCAACCGTCAGTTCTTTCGCCGCGCGCCCTCATTCATGGGACGCACCTTGATCGGTACGGCCTTGACCATGGCGCTGGCGACATTGGCGGCGGTGGGTTTGAGTGCACTGACCCATCTGGACCTGCGCTCGTTGACCTTGGGCATGATGCCCGGCGGGATTGCCGAGATGAGCTTGACGGCAGAGACCTTGCAGCTGTCGGTGCCATTGGTAACGGCGATGCAGGTGATGCGGTTGTTGTTTGTGCTGTTTCTGGCGGAGCCGTTGTTCAGGCATTGGAACCGTCAGCCAGAAAAAATATAAGGCTTGGCACCGTTCTAAATGTGGGAGCGAGCAAGCCCGCTCCCACATTGGCCTGCGGACAAACTTTAGGCCGGCGGCAACCGCCACTCAATCGGCGTCTCGCCATTCTGCTCAAGAAACTTGTTGGTGCGGCTGAAATGCCCGCAGCCCAAGAACCCGCGATACGCCGACAACGGCGACGGATGCACCGAGGTCAACACCAAGTGCTTGGTCGCATCCACCAGCTTCTGCTTGCCCTGCGCATGGGCGCCCCACAGCAGGAACACCAGGTGCGGCTGATGCTGGCTGACCACTTCGATAATCCGATCGGTAAAGAACTGCCAGCCCTTGCCCGCATGGGCGTTGGCATTGGCGCGCTCTACGGTCATGGTGGTGTTGAGCATCAGCACGCCCTGGTCGGCCCAGCTTTGCAGGCAACCGTGATTGGGAATGTCGATATTGAGGTCGCGCTTGAGTTCTTTATAGATGTTCACCAAGGACGGTGGCGTCGGCACGCCCGGTTGCACCGAGAAGCACAAACCGTGGGCCTGGCCGGGGCCGTGGTAAGGGTCCTGGCCGAGGATCACCACCTTGACCTTGTCCAGCGGCGTGGAATTGAGGGCATTGAAAATCAGCGGACCGGGCGGGTAGATCTCTT
The Pseudomonas poae DNA segment above includes these coding regions:
- a CDS encoding tripartite tricarboxylate transporter permease produces the protein MDTFSYLGQGFGVALSPYNLVTALCGTLIGTVVGLLPGLGPINGVALLIPIAFALGLPPESALILLAAVYLGCEYGGRISSILLNIPGEASTVMTTLDGYPMARKGLAGVALSLSAWSSFIGAFIATCGMVLFAPLLAKWAIAFGPAEYFVLMVFAIVCLGGMAGDKPLKTFVAALIGLFLSAVGIDANSGVYRFTGDNIHLTDGIQFVVLVLGLFSISEILLLLEKTHRGQEAVKATGRMMFNLKEASAVFVVNIRCGLLGFIMGVLPGAGATLASAVAYMTEKRLAGASGKFGQGDMRGLAAPETAIGASACGALVPMLTLGVPGSGTTAVMIGALSLYNITPGPLLFQQQPDIVWGLIASLFIANIMLVILNIPMIRIFTRILAVPNWALVPVIAIITAIGVYAVHATTFDLFLMVGIGIFGYILRKLDFPLSPVLLGFILGGLMEQNLRRALSISNGALDILWSSPITFGVWVLTALMLMFPLVRIYRKRALQRRAVADV
- a CDS encoding AbrB family transcriptional regulator, which translates into the protein MSEVTFKHWWGTPLVGLAGGYLASLVGWPLPYMVGSLLAIILVRCLTPWQLAEIPGGRKCGQWVVGIGIGLHFTPVVIEQVMSHFGLIFFGALVTSLSSIVGVWLMRRSGEDRATAFFSSMPGGSGEMVNLGARNGAVLSRVAAGQSLRVLVVVLCVPAIFKYVLEGGTPQFHPAPVSWPWLLMLFPLGALVAWGWQRLRQPNPWLFGPLLVSATASVVWDLHIGLPDGGSQIGQWLIGSGLGCHFNRQFFRRAPSFMGRTLIGTALTMALATLAAVGLSALTHLDLRSLTLGMMPGGIAEMSLTAETLQLSVPLVTAMQVMRLLFVLFLAEPLFRHWNRQPEKI
- a CDS encoding uracil-DNA glycosylase, which encodes MTEDDRIKLEPSWKHALRDEFEQPYMAQLREFLRQEHAAGKEIYPPGPLIFNALNSTPLDKVKVVILGQDPYHGPGQAHGLCFSVQPGVPTPPSLVNIYKELKRDLNIDIPNHGCLQSWADQGVLMLNTTMTVERANANAHAGKGWQFFTDRIIEVVSQHQPHLVFLLWGAHAQGKQKLVDATKHLVLTSVHPSPLSAYRGFLGCGHFSRTNKFLEQNGETPIEWRLPPA